One window of Mesorhizobium sp. WSM4904 genomic DNA carries:
- the infC gene encoding translation initiation factor IF-3 — protein sequence MRRPFKAAAPTKDGPRSNRDIRVPRVQLIDAEGQNRGEVSINDALLLAEEAGLDLVEISPNAQPPVVKILDLGKLKYANQKKAAEARKNQKVIEIKEIKMRPNIDSHDYETKMKAVRRFFEEGDKVKLTLRFRGREMAHMELGMQLLNKVREEVAPIAKVEAEPKLEGRQMMMVLAPR from the coding sequence AAGGACGGTCCGCGCTCCAACCGAGACATCCGGGTTCCCCGGGTCCAGCTCATCGACGCCGAAGGCCAGAACCGTGGCGAAGTTTCGATCAACGACGCATTGCTGCTCGCCGAAGAGGCTGGGCTCGATCTCGTCGAGATATCGCCCAACGCGCAGCCGCCCGTCGTAAAGATTCTCGATCTCGGCAAGCTGAAATACGCCAACCAGAAGAAGGCGGCCGAAGCGCGCAAGAACCAGAAGGTCATCGAGATCAAAGAGATCAAGATGCGCCCGAACATCGACAGCCATGACTACGAGACCAAGATGAAGGCCGTGCGGCGCTTCTTCGAGGAAGGCGACAAGGTCAAGCTGACGCTGCGCTTCCGCGGCCGCGAGATGGCGCATATGGAGCTCGGCATGCAGCTCCTGAACAAGGTGCGCGAGGAAGTGGCGCCGATCGCCAAAGTCGAGGCCGAGCCGAAGCTCGAAGGCCGCCAGATGATGATGGTGCTGGCGCCCCGCTGA